A stretch of DNA from Telopea speciosissima isolate NSW1024214 ecotype Mountain lineage chromosome 5, Tspe_v1, whole genome shotgun sequence:
ccctttATTACAATTTCACCAATCCCTTATCACCATTAATGTGCCCCAATCAATGGTTGCCCATtttgacaaaaagaaaaaagctgTCCATTCTGTTTTTTCCACCAAACTGAGGAAAGGAGGCCAATTATCCTCAGGCCTCACATGGCCTCACATGGTCATTGGACGTTCACATGAACATTGAAATTTCTAAACTACCATTGGACCTTTCAAGTGCTCACTTTTCATAAATcttttttgggcattttttcATCCTTACTCCTTTTCTCTGCTTGATCAACAGTTCTAATTCCCTCTTAAGTTACAGCAGCtttaatctcttcttcttcttcccgttTGCTCTGTTTTATCCTCTCATGGATTTCATTGGGCCATTGGTAGGTGTTATTGATACATATCTGATTGCTCCCTTTGTTCGACAGATAAACTACTTGAGAAGCTCCCATGACAATGTCAATGGCCTGCAAACAGTAGTTCAAAATCTGACAGCAAAGATGAAGGATGTGGAAACCACTCTAAAAGCAGAAGAAAACTCTGGACAAGTGAAGACTGCCGTAGCAAGCAATTGGTTCGAAGCCGTCGATGAAATCAAAGAGGAAGCCAAAGTCATAGAGAAGGAGTATAGTGAAGGGACTTGTGCAGGGGGTTGGTGTGTGAACTGCTGGTCACGCTACAAAATGAGCAAGAAGTCTGCAAGACTCAAGGTAAAGGCAATTGTTAGGCTCGATGAACAATTTGATGTGGCAAGGCCACCTTCTCCAAAGACTGTTATAGAGATGCCAAACGAACCAATAATTGAGAATCAACCATCAACTCAAGGCATGCTGCAACTGATGCTTGATTGCATAGGTGATCCAGAAATTGGCATTGTTGGAGTATATGGTATGGGGGGAGTTGGTAAAACCACTCTGGCCAAAGAAGTAAATAATCACTTCAAAAATGATCCTTGTTTTGATACTGTAATAATGGTCACTGTGTCTGCCACTCCCAACATACGAAATATCCAAACCAGTATCAGTAAGCGACTCGGATTACCGGAAAATAGTGAGAATGATGCATTGTTCAATGCCctaaggaagaagaaatttcttCTAATTTTGGATGATGTGTGGTGTGAATTAAGGCTAGAGGATGTTGGAATCCCTCGCCCTCCAAACGAAAAAGGGAGCAAGATTCTTGTGACGAGTCGAAATCAAGATATCTGCACTGATATAGGTGCTAGAAAAACAGTAGAAGTGAAGCCATTATCAAAAGCTGAATCATGGGATCTCTTTGTTGAAAAAGCAGGTGAACATGTTTCTGCCGATGGTGTAAAATACTTTGCTGAAAAAATTGTTGGAAGGTGTAAGGGTCTTCCCCTTGCAATTGTCACTGTGGCTCGAGCAATGGCAAATCGTCGTGGAGTTGGGGTGTGGGAGAATGCCTTAAGGGAAATGAAGCATCTCCGAGGTATGATAGATAAAGTATTTGTTCCTTTGAAATTCAGTTTTGATAGCTTGGAGAATGATATGCTTAGGAATCTATTTCTTTATTGTGCCTCTTTCCCTGAAGACAATAACATAGAGGTAGATGAGATGTTAAATTATTGCATTGGAGAGGGATTAGTAGATGAATTAGGGAGTTTGAAAGCTGCTAGGGATAATTGTATGGATCTGATTGAGAGCTTGAAAATTGCTTGCATGTTAGAAGATGGAGAGATTAAAGGTAGTGTGAGGATGCATGATATCATGCGGCAGCTTGCACTTTGGATTACTTCTTCAGAGTACTCTGATAGTAGTAGCCCCAAGTTATTGATAAGGATTGGTAAATCATTTAAAGAGGCACCACAGGCTCCTGAGTGGGTAGATGCAACAATGATTTCTCTATATGATACCCAAATAGAGAAGTTGCCAGAGTTGGGAGAGACATGCCAAAAACTAACTACTTTGCTACTCATGTGGAATAGGATTCTAACTGTTATTCCCCCAACAAATTTCTTGCAACATGTGGATCATCTTAGTGTACTCGATCTTTCTTTCTCAGAGAAGTTGGAATATCTCCCAGATTCCTTATCATGTTTGGTGAAACTTCGGGTGCTTAGGCTAAATTCCTGTCAAAGTTTGAGATCATTGCCTGCATTGGGAATGCTCCAACAGCTCCAAGTTTTAGATTTGGGTTGGTGTTCAGTGTTGGACCAACAAATCCTCGGATCTGAATGCGTGGGAGGTTTAAGTAATTTAAGATACTTGAATGTGGAAGTGAGCAAAGTTTCTATTCCAACAGGGGTAATTTCTCATTTGCACAAACTGGAGGAATTGAGATTTTTTAGagccaataaaataaaatggtgtGTGAGTTCTGCTGAAGATGAAAAATGGgacaaaaaggaagagagaagtgGGTCTAGTACCAGTGACTCCTTCATTGTTGATGTGAGGGAGTTGTCCGAGTTGACTTATTTaacctctctttccttttccttcgaAGATATCATTATCTCTTACTGGTTCAAACCTTTGGCCAAGAAGATTACATGGTTGTCTCTGAAACGTTGCAGAGTCATAAAACAAGAAGCTCTAGAAGATCTCAATGAATCCCAAAATCTTCAGTACTTAACAATTGAGGATTGCCCAGGTGTGAAATGTGTGCGCATTAGTGTTGGATTTACCAAATTAATAAACTGTGAAGACTTGGAAAtggtgttggatgaggaggaggaggtctaCCATCACCAAAATCCCTTCATTGGTAGGAGATTAGACCTAAGAAAATTGCCAAAATTGAAAAGGATATGTGGTAGTTCTATCACACCACTAAATTGTTTTGGTCAACTTTCATGGATAGGAATAGAGCAATGCAATAGCTTGAAGAtggtcttcacaaagggaatgcCAGGCTTGTTCAACAACTTGATACATATTAGGGTTTATTCTTGCAACAGAATGGAAGTAATAATtgaagaagcagaggaagaagaagaagaagttaatgGTGCCAGGGGAGTCATCTCAACCTTCCCGAGACTGATGACTTTAGAGTTAGATAACCTACCAATGCTAGTTGATGTGTGCAGAAACCATATCTTGCATTGCCCCCTTATAGTAGATGTGCATGTGAGCAAGTGTCCGAGTTTAAAGAAGGATCCTCTTCACATACAAAACGCGAACGGGTTACTTGTCATCGAGGGGGAGCGTTGGCTAGGAGACATTAAAGTCATGGAAGATGAAATCCAAGCTTATTCTCTGTGATCTCGCCTCATTCCATCTCTGTCCATCTCCCGGCGATCTATACTTTACTTTATTAATTAATGTTATAGAACAGAGAGGTCCTTGAAGATTGGCTCCATTTGCAGGCTTTTCATGGAAGTAGCCTTTAAGCTACCAAAGCATAGTTGTTAATTAATCTTGTTTGTAGGttaattctcttcttctcaagaTTTCTAATTACAAGACAAACCATTCGATGATGAAAACTATAAATCTTGGCCTTCGCAAGAGCATCATTTCAATCTACACATGAAACTTTTAAATTATCTCGATCTATATATCTTCCTAAAGAAAGAATGCCAATGATCAAGCTTGCCCACGTTAGGTGTAGGCACTCGGAGTGCAATCCCATTGAGCTTGCCCTTCCTTAAGCTAAGGCAACACTAAGGACACAGCCTCAAAAAAGTTCCAGCATAATTGTCTATTAGAAggaaaagtaataaaaaaaacaattgaaaaCATTTGGGTTAAAAATGAAGTTCTACTGATTGCCAAACTTCAGCATAGaaatttggttttggattttgggttttgggttttgggttttgttctTCCACCATTCATTCTGTAAAAGACTATATATCCAagatggttttgggttttgttctACTACCATTCTGTAACCCACCTTTCTTCAATGTCTCTCCCGCCTTTGTATCCGACATGGGACTAATAATTTTGTTAAAAAGTTCAACTAATTATATCTTAGAGGCTTAGAACAAGAAATTAATACTTTCACTAAAAAGAAATGTAAAACCGGATTGTTATCCTCTACCGCCCACTGCCCAAACAGCACCtactgtcccctcacatggggatgaaatgacgacttaacctccttgcccgaacacactgcccgagggaggttaagtcatcatttcaCGCCCCATGTGAGGAGACAGCACTGTGCTGTTCGGGCACCGGACActagaggataaaaatccgtgTAAAACCTTTTCTTGTCGTGGTTTAAAGATGCTAATGTCATTCTATTCCAAGGCAACGGAGTACTTTCGTATCGATCCGATGCCTAGTAGAATAGAAGACTAATCAGAGTGTTTTGTGTTTGATCTTGAAGATGTATGATAGTAGTCCAAATCTGTTGATTAGTCAGCGAATAGAAGCAGGTCCACCTTctcgaatcgttatcctctcctgtccgCTGCCCggacaggaccgtgctgtcccCTCATATGAGGGCACGAAATGACAACCTaaccccctgcctgaacacactgcctgggcaaggttaagtcgtcattttgcgcccccatgtgaggggacagcacggtccgaggaaaaaaattccaccttctcttgtttctttctcACTAGATATGATAATATCAAAACACATAAAACTAACTTACCAATATTTAATGACTGTTGACAaagttttatgtttttttttttttttatgcgaTTAAGATGACTCACTGAGTTAAACCTAGCTAGTTTTACAACTATAGTTTGTTGTAATTATCCCACCACaagcttaccaaaaaaaaacaaaaataatttatcCCAtcacaatgatttttttttttaatattaaatttcCATGTCAATTTTTAAACTTTATATCTAAATAAACTGggggaaaatattttaaatattaattttcCTTTGCATATATCTACATGAAAATACTGTAATTGAATAATCAAAGCAGTAGTACCAAACATAATCAAATTTCCAGagaatataaatcagatttaggaGAAATCACATGTATCAAAATCAAGAGATCCGATAGCCTCTAAACTCAGGTCGAGTTCAGTAAACAAGAGGTAGAAGACACCACTCTATCCAAGGGCTAGATCAGAAGTTATGATTCAATTAATCTTAGTACCACTAGGAGGGGTATATCTGTAAACTCACCACTCAAAATACAAATAAGAAAATAGGAATATAATGAGCAATCAATTCTGAACACGGTATTCTAGTCATTTAACAAATTTTTAGTAGTGGCATAattcaaaattcatttttattcagtttttttatatttttttaaggttAAATAATGGTAATTTGAGTTAGTATTGTTTTAAAATAATGTTCGCATATATTTTGGCTTCTAGAGTAAAATAGGTAATATGTAGGGGTAATTTGTAATTGTAACCATATTATTTCTTAGTAAAATAGGCCATGCATATGGCCTTGTGGCTGCTGCCTATGCACTATGGGCTTTGTGGCCCTGTGCCATGGGGGCCTTGTTGCCGCCCAAGCCATGCACCCCTTGCTGCAGCTACAGGCCCATGCCGTCCACCCATATGGCCTTGTGGCCTGCTGCTGCCTATGCACCATGGGCTTGTTGAGAAAGTATATCCAATATGTTTCCTTGTGTATCTGTCTGTGGACGGCAAATGTGATGCTGCTGAATTGAATATTGACCATCTGTGCTTTCTTATGCTGCATGCTTATACTCTTTATATACAATATttcaaccccccctccccccaaaaaaaaggaaaagtcccTTGATTGCCTAGCCTTTGTTCCTTGCCTATGTTGAAGAATTTCATAACCAGACATCTAGAATTACTTTTTATTTGGATCTATAGAGTTGAAACTCTTGTGAATTTCAGAAGGGTGATTCATACAAGTTCAGAGTAGAATGGACTTGATTAACACACTGAAGTGCAGATAGGATGAGGTAATTACCATCCTTCATAGGTTGAGTGTTGAAATCTGTTGATTGGGGGAGTTGGAGTGGGGCTGGTAATTCATGCGTTGTAGCTAAACTTCTCCTAATCCAAAGCAAATCATGTGTGGCATTTGAGAAACCCACGAGGCTAATATAGCCTTCTGGTGTTTTCTGATTGCTGTGAACTGAGATCATCTAATTTCAATGGTCTTCCAGTGTATATAGCTTTCCTACTTGAGTCTGCAAATTAATGAGCCAGATTGGTTATTCGGACCTCGGCGCAACggcaaggttgctccattgtgtcctagtggttgcgggttcgactcaggaaatagcctctccgtgaagcaggggtaaggctgcatacattatgatcctcccagaccccacagtggtggaagcctcgtgcactgggtctGTCCTTTTTTATTGCTGACAGTGTGGATACTATaaaaggcatcttgacatttctcTTCCttatcctttttgtttttgttggtcATCGTTCAACATGTAACCTTCATTCAACGAAGTCATTGTTGAGAACAAAGAAATTCTTCCATAAATCTAACATGGTCAGTAAACAGTTGCAATGCTATCAATTGTAATTTATCAAAGTGTATAGAGTAACCGCTTCAATTGTAAGGATCTCTCTCAACATCTCTTGTCCATCAAAAACTTTGCATAGCTTCTCTCATACATTAACAATCTTCAGGACAGGACCCACATGAACACTGTGGACCACATAGTGAGAGAAAAGGCTGCAACCAAGTATGTCCAAATGTATAGGACTGAGCACTCCTCTTTACCCACATCAAACAGTTGGGTCATGGTACctacatcatcatcatatgTTCTGTTAATGTAAAAATGGCCTGTCTGATATATACTTGGTACCCCCTATGTAGTATTTGGGTATGATGAACATGACTGAAACCATATTAATATGAAACAAGAAATTTGTGAATGAGTAAATACCGACACTCATGGCAGGTGGAAGTGTAAATTGTAACATTAGGACGTATCGATAGAGAGGGTCTGGTGAGAGGAAACCCAGATCACCAGCTACCTTAACCACACCCATTCCAATCACAGGAAGTATCATGTATCGCACTACAATGACTCCTACGATGAGCAGTGGCCTCAATTTTGCCGAGCGTAAACCTGCTTAAGCAAACACTTAGTGTAAGTTCAAATACAGAATCCAattgttctccattcttttcATATTTAATTGGATAGTTATAGATCTCATTTCACCTTGAATGAGGTTAGCTCCTACTATAAGGGTGCTGCAGGGAATTGCGCCTTCCCTACACAGTTAGATGTCTTGATGTCAATAGAAGAATGAGAATCCAGACTGAGATGATACCATGTAAAGGGGAAAGCAATGACTAACTTCAAGTGCTCTACTTTTTTTCCTCTCACAATATATTTGTATTGCAGTAGCAGACACAAACAGAGATACCAGGAGAATATCACAGTACAAAAGAAGAGGATTGTGAATAAGGTGAGAgttttgtgcttatcatggataaGATGAAATGTGTAGAATTCCAAAACAGAGAACATAATATCTATGTTGAGTTTTCTATTTGACTACTCATGTGCTGAACGCGATTAATTCATTATACATACCCAAGTAATTTAATCGAGTCCTGGATCAGTCGTAGAGGAGCAGTTTTACCGACAAGAAGATTCTTCAGCCATGGCACACACCCAAAGATGAATCCTACTAACTGTTAGGATACAGAGAAGGTAAGCTTGTCTCTTTACCTTAGCAAATTAGAACATTTTAGTATCTTAAAAACACTTACTGCAGCAATAGTTGGTGGTGCCATCAACTCCTCCTCAATCTGGTAGAGAATTCCTGTTACTTTTCCCCATGATGATGATCTCTCATCCCCAGCCTTCCCAGAAGACTGAGCTAGAACCTAATATGGGAAGAATTTGAGTTTTGCAGAAAACAGTAAATAAACTTGGTCTTTCATATTGCATCAAGAACTCCTGGGACATGTCAAAGGATTGACAGCAAGACTAAATTCTTAGAACActtttttcataaatatttGCTTTAAATTATTAAGGAATTAACAACCTCATCAATGGGCTTTGCTTCATCTTCATAATCTACATTGAGAAGGTGAGATTCACTGTTGGCATCTAAATCTTTGTTAGGCTTCTTCAATGCTTCCTCAGCATCTTGAATTGCTTTGTATCTTATTGCTGAACTTCGTACAAGATGATAAGTGTAAGTCCAAATGTAAAATCCGCCGATCTGCATTATAAGATAGAAAGTGATGAAATCTTGATGTTTCCATGTTTAAATAAACTTGACATTAGGCCTAACAGATTTTAGGATCTAGATAATTCACTGAGCCAAATgttttcaagaaaaaatatgTAAACAAACTGAAAAACTTAAATCATTATGTAAATCAAGTAATGGTTCTCATCAGAGATGTATCATATATGGAAGATCAACTCAACTGGATGATAGAGAAATGAAAATTTGTTTCTTTACCGCCATGGAGAAAGATGCATAAGAGAGAGCCACGGCGTTGCAACTATTACGGTCTCTAAATGGGCTGCCCTCTTCATTACAGATTGCAGGGACAACTACTAAGATAAGGTTTCCTATATTCCCtgttttaaatgaaaaatgatactcTGAGAAAGTAATTAAGGACCTCAAAGAGCTAGGATTCAGTAGCATTGGGTAGCAACAAAACtaacactaaaaagaaaaagatttcaGTAACTCTGAGGGGACAAATAACCTGCTGAACATGTAGCAATGATGAGGCCTTCTAGATATGGttctggttttaaaattttcacaaCTATCCACCCAAGTAGTCCTCCAATAAAAAAGATTAATCCCACATTGATGGGCATGAACCACCTAAAGAAATGGAATTAAAGAATCAGGTCAAAACTCCATCAGGGTtttgtcaataaaaaaattccttttacATGTTATGAGAAAAGGTTTTCTGAGCCGCTGGGTGGGATACACTAGCACCTCtctatctatctctttcctcctcacatgaaatgacctcgctGCCTTCCAATGTACGATACTGTTTTACcgcacctcattggtgtgctcctctaTGCCATTTGCTCAGAGAATCCTCTCCCATATAATATATTGTGATTGTTAAATGCTTGTTAATTGTAGCTTACCATGTAAAAATATCTTGGAGATCAACAGTCTTAACTAGACTTGCAAACATGAGTGATGGACCAAACACATCAAACACAAGCTGCATTGCCCAAAAAGTTTTGTCATCAGTATCAGAAAGTCTTCTTAATCAAAttacaaaatgaccaaaattatTACCTCCACCCACCCATGCTAAATAGATAGATATTTACATGTGTATGTATTGCTTAAAAGTAGTTAAGTTACCTTGTTCAAGTATCTCCGAGAATCTGGATTTAGAAGGTTCAAATACTTGGTTGCCATGAAAGCCCCCAGAGTACTGATGAGAAGGACCTGCAACATGGGCATGGCTGCCACCTCGAGAAGTGTCAAGAaccccatcttctcttctcccttttctccctctctccctctctccctctcttctttatCACTTCTGATTCTGCCCCTGTAATATTGGAGAAGTATTTGAAAGCTCTAGTTGAAGAGGGAGAGAACCCTGAGACAGAGAACCAGTAAAGGACAGAGATTTGGGTTTAAATTAGTTTTCACAGTTAAAAAACACAATATTTTCTCTTTGCAACAGAAGAGATAGGGGGAAACAAATTGGGTCAGAATAATATTGAAAATTATCCAAACACAAACAGTCCAGGGAGGAACTCAACAGGATCGTTCTTCATAGTAAATCTTTTGAACCTGAACCAAGCCATTGGCTAGAAGAGCATGTGAAGCCATGCCTCAAAAAATAAGTTTCCTTTCTCGTCATTatgtctagtgaagtataacattTCAGTATTTTCCACATGACACTCATTGAtataatttcagcttaaaaaGAGTAGAGGAAATAGCTAAAATTATagaagatgtcattttgtattttcatccatttgatgacattttgataattttactaaaattttgaatcagagtttgaatAACTTTCCTCACTTACTTTGAACTAAAATTTGACTATTGTATGTGGGGTCctttatcacatggactaatccATGCACTGCCGTGTGATAAATAGTGAAATGTTTTACTTCACAAGGCATAATGTCGCCTAGGAGAACCCCCCTAAAAAGGGAATTATAGTAAAGGAAACTTGTAGAAGAATCTTGACTGATCCAGAACTATGTTGGCCAAGATACGAAGAAAAAAACATGGAAAATTTTaacttgatgaagatgttaAGATTGGTCTGGTTTAGAGCGACTCTGATCTGAATCGTTAGGGATCAATCTCGGCTAATTCGACCAATCCAATCTTGATCTTATCTGTGACTTTCTATAAAGGGCAAAcgcagtgcacaaggctcccgccactacaaGGTCTAGGGGGCATCATCTATGGCTCTCTATATGTATTCTAAAACTCAAagtatatatctatatatatagagagagagagagaagggggggggggtggcccTGGACCCATCTGATAAGGCCAAACTCAGGTTGGTTGGTTAGTTATATTATCAACTTCTTCATAGAAGCTAACGCATAAGTTGTTGAGATACTAACACACACCGCTAATCCCCTCCCCATAGGAACTCTAAAACCTTTAAAATAtaagttttattttaaaatttagggatagagaacgctacctggtcgctTCAATTTTATctgaggtggtcatttcgcctgTCCCAGTGTCTAAGCGCAAGGGAGCACATCGCACGCGCCCAAGTAGTGatctttctccctaaaatttAACACAAAAAATATAATGGATGATTAATGATTATGAATTGCTTGGATAGCTAGACATCTAagtcttctctttcatttttgtaaaataaaaatattttgaaggaaaaagaacgctacctagtgGCATGGCCCGTGTggctcctgtgcctagacacataaGCGTGTGAAAATACCACTGCCCCCATGGAAAAGTTAGAAATCCCATCCAGGTGTGTTTGTGCATGCGCTCCCATGAGTCCCATCGGCCAGCACGCACTTGCAGGCTCTAGAGCTCAGGCAAcaatctctttctctattttaaacctttaaaatagggaaaagaaTCACCACAAGAACTGCTATTTTCATCTCATTTAGATTATAGGGGAAAATGCTTTTGAGTTTGAGATGTAAGTTATGCCAGTTagtagtctctctctctctctcttttcttgacACTCTCTCCTCTCATCTCTATTGATGAATGTCTCCCGTCGTCCTCATTGGGTGACTCCCCACCCAACTAAGTTTAGAGAACAATCTCCCAtaattattttaagttttttttatttttccaaattttcAAATACCCTACCCTACAACAAGGGAGGAGGAACGAGGGGAAATTTTTTATCCCTGTAATGAAAACTTAAATCTCATCACACAAGTAAACGAGGAAAAACTGAGTTTTGATCTGAAATCCCTCGCCCTCTAATGGTGAAAGGGTTGAAAGAGTACTACAAGCTTAATTCAAACAATAtatatgccaaaaaaaaaaaaaaaagggagagagagagagaggaacgaACCTGCACATCCAAATTATTTAATGGAGTccaggagggagagagagagagaaggtcaaTGAGCCAAAACCGAAATGACCAGTCGATGGAGAGacgggaagaggaagagaaagagagaggagagaagagaggtgGGAGTTAGCTATAGGGGAGAATAAGCCTTGAGAAAATTACCCGCCTATTTTTCAGGACGGAATTGAAGCTATACCCCAAATCTCAACATTCTCATGCAATCTCATCATCTCCACCATCACAACAACAAAACCAAATGAAATAATTCGATGGCAGATATAAAAAtcttacaaagaaagaaagggcTACATATTTCATGTTTATATATAAAcataggctgcgtttggtaagcaatcttggaatgcattctaggtcgatttcgcattaaACCGAGAATGACAtgtagagagagatagagtatAGTAGGGTAAGTACTACGTaatggatccagatcttctacgacgTGGGCTGCCCATCTTGCCGTGCTGCACAGACACAAGGTGGCttgcattgaccgccttacccctgcccgagcgtcTTGTCCAAGTGggagtaaggtggtcattgcgtgcggccctgtgtctgcgcagcacaagCAGGATAGGACagcgcac
This window harbors:
- the LOC122662792 gene encoding disease resistance protein RPS2-like; this encodes MDFIGPLVGVIDTYLIAPFVRQINYLRSSHDNVNGLQTVVQNLTAKMKDVETTLKAEENSGQVKTAVASNWFEAVDEIKEEAKVIEKEYSEGTCAGGWCVNCWSRYKMSKKSARLKVKAIVRLDEQFDVARPPSPKTVIEMPNEPIIENQPSTQGMLQLMLDCIGDPEIGIVGVYGMGGVGKTTLAKEVNNHFKNDPCFDTVIMVTVSATPNIRNIQTSISKRLGLPENSENDALFNALRKKKFLLILDDVWCELRLEDVGIPRPPNEKGSKILVTSRNQDICTDIGARKTVEVKPLSKAESWDLFVEKAGEHVSADGVKYFAEKIVGRCKGLPLAIVTVARAMANRRGVGVWENALREMKHLRGMIDKVFVPLKFSFDSLENDMLRNLFLYCASFPEDNNIEVDEMLNYCIGEGLVDELGSLKAARDNCMDLIESLKIACMLEDGEIKGSVRMHDIMRQLALWITSSEYSDSSSPKLLIRIGKSFKEAPQAPEWVDATMISLYDTQIEKLPELGETCQKLTTLLLMWNRILTVIPPTNFLQHVDHLSVLDLSFSEKLEYLPDSLSCLVKLRVLRLNSCQSLRSLPALGMLQQLQVLDLGWCSVLDQQILGSECVGGLSNLRYLNVEVSKVSIPTGVISHLHKLEELRFFRANKIKWCVSSAEDEKWDKKEERSGSSTSDSFIVDVRELSELTYLTSLSFSFEDIIISYWFKPLAKKITWLSLKRCRVIKQEALEDLNESQNLQYLTIEDCPGVKCVRISVGFTKLINCEDLEMVLDEEEEVYHHQNPFIGRRLDLRKLPKLKRICGSSITPLNCFGQLSWIGIEQCNSLKMVFTKGMPGLFNNLIHIRVYSCNRMEVIIEEAEEEEEEVNGARGVISTFPRLMTLELDNLPMLVDVCRNHILHCPLIVDVHVSKCPSLKKDPLHIQNANGLLVIEGERWLGDIKVMEDEIQAYSL
- the LOC122661510 gene encoding protein PIN-LIKES 7-like, giving the protein MGFLTLLEVAAMPMLQVLLISTLGAFMATKYLNLLNPDSRRYLNKLVFDVFGPSLMFASLVKTVDLQDIFTWWFMPINVGLIFFIGGLLGWIVVKILKPEPYLEGLIIATCSAGNIGNLILVVVPAICNEEGSPFRDRNSCNAVALSYASFSMAIGGFYIWTYTYHLVRSSAIRYKAIQDAEEALKKPNKDLDANSESHLLNVDYEDEAKPIDEVSSGKAGDERSSSWGKVTGILYQIEEELMAPPTIAALVGFIFGCVPWLKNLLVGKTAPLRLIQDSIKLLGEGAIPCSTLIVGANLIQGLRSAKLRPLLIVGVIVVRYMILPVIGMGVVKVAGDLGFLSPDPLYRYVLMLQFTLPPAMSVGTMTQLFDVGKEECSVLYIWTYLVAAFSLTMWSTVFMWVLS